From Drosophila virilis strain 15010-1051.87 chromosome X, Dvir_AGI_RSII-ME, whole genome shotgun sequence, the proteins below share one genomic window:
- the yl gene encoding vitellogenin receptor Yl isoform X2 — MNKNAVNKTTNCCTKSKYQMAAILRDNHVRTQCHVRGRQWSGKNVSRWSWWLLCLCPAVLLLVCGEASAAATGSAHARCDADQFQCRNGVCILQAKMCDGRSDCTDNTDELECDYKMCRQPHWFPCAQPHGACLAAELICNGVDNCPGGEDELQCPHRLVFNFGRRNCSQYEYMCQDHSCIPLDFMCDGKSDCADNSDETAGCKQAATSCTSGHLCSNGRCLHRKQWLCDGVDDCGDGSDESDCENLCQPSMGKFMCRNHGSCLPLSQVCDGQPNCSDGSDESESCRAKPDCSTKQCPPGASCHMMPASGAECFCPDGFRLLKFKDKCEDINECQERDDLCSQRCENTSGGYRCACDAGYELDASNNRTCHALDIGSGKQSALLLYTTQVTVMGMHLKQQTHQRNHVFSVATNLSKVIGVAFDGDHIYWTNIQNEAESIVRARADGSMAEILLTSGLDAPEDLAVDWLTHNIYFSDNIMRHIAVCSNDGLSCVVLVTQDVHQPRSLALWPQRGQMFWTDWGNKPMIARASMDGTRSQPIVADNIHWPNGIALDMHQERIYWVDAKLGSVQTVRPDGSARRTVLDGMLKHPYGLAVFEDQLYWSDWGTKSIHACNKFSGKQHRILARDRIIYAVHVYHPAKQPQVPHPCETARCSHLCLLAEPDAGGYSCACPEGMTLSPDGHRCSQTEKKQRLFIGLRQVLLEIEHTSFGRHVVSASHTLPCRISELAYNSINSTVFIADNMQRAIFEYAPHPSEQRLTMLVSRNLGNISSLAFDHLAHNLYWADMERHVIELLSLRTGHRALVRFFAGDELPIGLSVMPAEGYMFVALKARRHTHIDRVALSGRGAQTHVFEEDLGDDDIKFAVDYETHTMYWSDSDTSRLSFSNYRQTHAQMFRGKFRRPYALALVNQDLFWSELGTPAIYWTHKSNMGPNKRIEIETNPHLGLDGDAATAATYLHLTLPVRIPLTASGRVVASLTPHPCQQANGGCSHVCVSAGQFDRACLCPAGFVYRDAFNRSCTEALDCEFRCRSSGECLTMAHRCNGHQDCADSSDESDCDTIKRVKVKCGLTQFTCHDGERCLDKSKRCDGHKDCDDNSDELHCAQFDKTKLCHAHQLACDNGKCVDYTLVCDGKNDCGDNSDELRCKEAASCDRGMFQCSSGSCIASSWECDGRIDCSDASDEHDKCGQRQCPAQMHRCLLGQCLDAQLVCDGHNDCGDLSDELNCEQRKGAAATGAAVNISCGTLTTPMYQCASNMQLCLDMEVRCNGSAECPRGEDEADCGELCSIYEFQCRDSKQCIRQEFRCDKERDCADGSDEEHCEQYANGNETSTHLAGESVSARRACKPHLFDCHDGECVDMSHVCNGFADCTNGNDEGPQCTSACSKPLCQHRCQATPAGAVCTCLDGYRLASDQRSCVDIDECAVPAEQQPCAQLCENTPGSYQCQCHADFMLSQDRSSCKSIQSGAPLLFTSYNEVRNLSAHPVTLSVAWSANDTAISGFDVDMRRQLGYFSSEEQNIIYRVNLRDRSQMTALALRSPSKMAVEWTTGNVYVISGRTPQQISVCNFEAKMCGSILQMLSRFSLKALAVDAHKARLFYVAIRSESFGQPITQLHMARLDGSRRELLLRKQRSYVTAIATDPHQQLLYFVDLHSHTLEMISYKGRGSGKQREAHVLLQKSNALLQPTGLSIYENQAHIVNMGAKEAVSCQLYGQRTCKAINLNVLNAQDIIVAGWSRQPAATKNPCQHAHCAGMCVLGDYGYECMCGDAVVPETQQCPHGSTNELDINSLLSSEQRSDGSGDGGGGGGSRVVWLLAILLLIGVVGTGIGYMFYQWRQRGHRDLNINLHFQNPLATLAGKSIQEIGNEVDLAGEGGGGTSSTSTSTSTSINSSTGTTAASFTAGRETLHFGVPKILQRLLQQRQTSNSELVTEVPLENTRSSEIQSLVNGRRGCGMPNVLVSGPGDDAASAGHYGGDYASDDVHARLVP; from the exons ACTACAAAATGTGCCGGCAGCCGCATTGGTTCCCGTGTGCCCAGCCACACGGTGCCTGCCTGGCAGCGGAACTAATATGCAACGGCGTCGACAACTGTCCAGGCGGTGAAGATGAGCTTCAGTGTCCGCATCGCCTGGTATTCAACTTCGGCCGGCGCAATTGCAGCCAATATGAGTACATGTGCCAGGATCACAGCTGCATACCGCTCGACTTCATGTGCGACGGCAAATCCGACTGTGCCGATAACTCCGATGAGACAGCTGGCTGCAAACAGGCGGCCACCAGCTGCACTAGTGGTCATCTCTGCAGCAACGGCCGTTGCCTGCACCGCAAGCAATGGCTCTGCGATGGCGTCGATGACTGCGGCGATGGCAGCGATGAGAGTGACTGCG AGAATCTCTGTCAGCCGTCTATGGGAAAGTTCATGTGCCGCAATCATGGCAGCTGCCTGCCGCTCAGCCAGGTGTGCGATGGCCAGCCCAATTGTTCGGATGGAAGCGATGAGAGCGAAAGCTGCCGTGCCAAGCCCGATTGCAGCACAAAGCAATGCCCGCCTGGTGCCAGTTGCCACATGATGCCCGCCAGCGGGGCGGAATGCTTTTGCCCAGACGGCTTTCGGCTGTTAAAGTTTAAGGATAAATGCGAAGATATTAACGAGTGTCAGGAGCGTGATGACTTGTGCAGTCAGCGCTGCGAGAATACATCCGGCGGCTATCGTTGTGCCTGCGATGCGGGCTACGAACTGGATGCCAGCAACAATCGCACCTGCCATGCCCTGGATATTGGCTCAGGGAAACAGTCCGCACTGCTGCTTTACACCACACAGGTGACTGTCATGGGCATGCATTTGAAGCAGCAAACGCATCAGCGCAATCATGTCTTCAGCGTGGCCACCAATCTGAGCAAGGTGATTGGCGTGGCCTTCGATGGCGATCACATCTACTGGACCAACATACAGAACGAGGCAGAGAGCATTGTGCGTGCACGTGCCGATGGCTCTATGGCGGAGATATTGCTAACATCTGGTCTGGATGCGCCCGAGGATTTGGCCGTCGATTGGCtgacgcacaacatttacttTTCGGACAACATAATGCGACACATTGCGGTCTGCTCGAACGATGGGCTCAGCTGTGTGGTGCTGGTTACCCAAGATGTGCATCAGCCGCGCAGTCTGGCGCTATGGCCACAGCGTGGCCAAATGTTCTGGACCGACTGGGGCAATAAGCCAATGATAGCGCGCGCTTCCATGGATGGTACTAGATCCCAGCCGATTGTTGCCGATAATATACACTGGCCCAATGGCATTGCATTGGACATGCATCAGGAGCGTATCTACTGGGTGGACGCCAAGCTGGGCAGTGTTCAGACCGTGCGTCCAGATGGTAGTGCACGCCGCACTGTGCTAGACGGCATGCTAAAGCATCCGTACGGACTGGCGGTATTCGAGGATCAGCTATACTGGTCAGATTGGGGCACCAAGAGCATCCATGCCTGCAATAAGTTCTCTGGGAAACAGCATCGCATCTTGGCACGCGATCGCATCATCTATGCTGTCCACGTCTATCATCCGGCCAAGCAACCGCAGGTGCCGCATCCCTGTGAAACGGCGCGCTGTTCGCATCTATGTCTGCTCGCTGAACCGGATGCTGGTGGCTATTCATGCGCCTGCCCGGAGGGCATGACCCTATCACCGGATGGACATCGCTGCAGCCAAACCGAGAAGAAGCAGCGTCTGTTTATTGGACTGCGCCAGGTGCTGCTCGAGATTGAGCACACTTCGTTTGGCCGTCACGTAGTCAGCGCGTCGCACACCCTGCCCTGCCGCATCAGCGAACTGGCCTACAATAGCATCAATAGCACCGTCTTCATTGCGGACAATATGCAGCGGGCGATCTTCGAGTACGCGCCCCATCCGAGCGAGCAGCGCTTAACCATGCTGGTCTCCCGCAATTTGGGCAATATCAGCAGCCTGGCATTTGATCATTTGGCTCACAATCTATACTGGGCAGACATGGAGCGGCATGTTATTGAGCTGTTATCGCTGCGCACCGGACATCGTGCACTGGTGCGCTTTTTTGCCGGAGATGAGCTGCCCATCGGTCTGAGCGTGATGCCAGCCGAGGGTTATATGTTTGTAGCGCTTAAGGCGCGCAGGCATACGCACATCGATCGCGTGGCATTAAGCGGACGCGGCGCCCAGACCCATGTCTTTGAGGAGGATCTGGGCGATGATGACATCAAGTTCGCTGTCGACTATGAGACGCACACCATGTACTGGTCGGACAGCGATACGAGTCGCCTTAGCTTCAGCAACTATCGCCAGACGCATGCGCAAATGTTTCGCGGCAAGTTCCGGCGACCATACGCTCTGGCTTTGGTCAATCAGGATCTGTTCTGGAGCGAGCTCGGTACACCGGCCATCTACTGGACGCACAAGAGCAACATGGGCCCCAACAAACGCATCGAGATCGAAACGAATCCGCACCTGGGTCTCGATGGTGACGCTGCAACAGCCGCCACCTATCTGCACCTCACGCTGCCCGTTCGCATACCGCTGACGGCCAGCGGGCGAGTGGTTGCCAGTTTAACGCCGCATCCCTGCCAGCAAGCCAACGGAGGCTGTTCCCATGTGTGCGTCAGTGCGGGACAATTTGACAGAGCGTGCCTCTGCCCCGCCGGCTTCGTGTATCGCGATGCCTTCAATCGCAGCTGCACCGAGGCCCTGGACTGTGAGTTCCGTTGCCGTTCCTCCGGCGAATGCCTGACCATGGCACATCGCTGTAATGGTCATCAGGATTGCGCCGACAGCTCCGACGAGTCGGACTGTGACACCATCAAGCGCGTCAAGGTCAAGTGCGGACTCACTCAATTCACCTGCCATGACGGTGAACGGTGCCTGGATAAGAGCAAGCGATGCGATGGACACAAGGACTGCGATGATAACTCGGACGAGCTGCACTGCGCCCAATTCG ATAAAACCAAGCTCTGCCACGCTCACCAACTTGCTTGCGATAATGGCAAGTGCGTGGATTACACCTTGGTGTGCGATGGCAAAAACGATTGTGGCGACAACTCGGATGAGCTCCGCTGCAAGGAGGCCGCCAGCTGTGATCGTGGGATGTTCCAGTGCAGCAGCGGCTCGTGCATTGCCAGCAGCTGGGAGTGCGACGGACGCATCGACTGCAGCGATGCTTCCGACGAGCACGACAAGTGCGGCCAGCGCCAGTGTCCGGCGCAGATGCATCGCTGTCTGTTGGGCCAGTGCCTCGATGCGCAGCTCGTCTGCGATGGCCACAACGATTGCGGCGATCTGTCCGATGAGCTCAACTGTGAGCAGCGCAAAGGCGCTGCTGCTACTGGTGCTGCGGTCAACATAAGCTGCGGCACCCTGACCACGCCCATGTATCAATGCGCCAGCAATATGCAGCTCTGCCTGGACATGGAAGTGCGCTGCAATGGCAGCGCCGAGTGTCCGCGCGGTGAGGACGAGGCCGACTGCGGCGAGCTATGCAGCATCTACGAGTTCCAGTGCCGCGACAGTAAACAGTGCATACGCCAGGAATTCCGCTGCGACAAGGAACGCGACTGCGCCGACGGCAGCGACGAGGAGCACTGCGAACAGTACGCCAATGGCAACGAGACAAGCACTCATCTGGCTGGTGAAAGTGTGAGTGCAAGGCGCGCCTGTAAGCCCCATCTGTTCGATTGTCACGATGGCGAGTGCGTGGACATGTCGCACGTGTGCAATGGCTTTGCGGACTGCACCAATGGCAACGATGAGGGCCCGCAGTGTACCAGCGCATGCAGCAAGCCTCTGTGCCAGCACAGATGCCAGGCGACGCCGGCGGGCGCTGTCTGCACATGCCTGGATGGCTATCGATTGGCCAGCGATCAGCGCAGCTGCGTGGACATTGATGAGTGCGCCGTCCCCGCTGAGCAGCAGCCGTGCGCCCAGCTCTGCGAGAATACGCCGGGCAGCTATCAGTGTCAGTGCCATGCGGACTTTATGCTGAGTCAAGATCGAAGCAGCTGCAAGAGCATACAATCCGGTGCCCCGCTGCTCTTCACCAGCTACAACGAGGTGCGAAATCTCAGTGCACATCCGGTGACGCTCTCTGTGGCCTGGTCAGCGAATGATACGGCCATCAGCGGCTTCGATGTGGACATGCGCCGTCAGCTGGGCTACTTTAGCAGCGAGGAGCAGAACATCATTTACCGCGTAAACTTGCGCGATCGCAGCCAAATGACTGCACTCGCTCTGCGCTCGCCCAGCAAAATGGCCGTGGAATGGACGACGGGCAATGTGTATGTGATCAGTGGCAGGACGCCGCAGCAGATAAGCGTCTGCAATTTTGAGGCCAAGATGTGCGGCAGCATACTGCAAATGTTGTCACGTTTCAGTCTGAAGGCGCTCGCCGTGGACGCGCACAAGGCGCGTCTCTTCTATGTGGCCATACGCAGCGAAAGCTTTGGCCAGCCGATCACACAGCTTCATATGGCGCGACTCGATGGCAGCCGACgggagctgctgttgcggaAGCAGCGCAGCTATGTGACAGCGATTGCAACCGATCCCCATCAGCAGCTGCTCTACTTTGTGGATCTGCATAGTCACACTTTGGAGATGATCAGCTACAAGGGACGCGGCAGTGGCAAACAGCGGGAGGCGCATGTTTTGCTCCAGAAGAGCAATGCGCTGCTCCAGCCGACTGGACTGAGCATCTATGAGAATCAGGCGCACATTGTCAATATGGGCGCCAAGGAGGCGGTCAGCTGCCAGCTGTATGGCCAGCGCACTTGCAAGGCCATCAATCTGAATGTGCTGAACGCCCAGGATATAATTGTTGCCGGCTGGTCACGTCAGCCGGCGGCAACAAAGAATCCCTGCCAGCATGCCCACTGCGCCGGCATGTGCGTGCTGGGCGACTATGGCTATGAGTGCATGTGCGGCGATGCCGTTGTGCCCGAGACGCAGCAGTGTCCACACGGCAGCACCAATGAGCTCGACATAAACTCGCTGCTGTCCAGCGAGCAGCGTTCGGATGGCAGCGGcgatggcggcggcggcggcggcagcagagTCGTCTGGCTGCTGGCCATACTGCTACTGATAGGAGTTGTTGGCACCGGCATTGGGTACATGTTTTATCAGTGGCGGCAGCGCGGTCATCGCGATCTCAATATTAACCTGCATTTCCAGAATCCTCTGGCAACGCTGGCCGGCAAATCGATTCAGGAGATCGGCAACGAAGTGGACTTGGCAGGCGAAGGCGGCGGTGGCACCAGTAGCACAAGCACgagcacaagcacaagcatcaacagcagcactGGAACCACAGCCGCCTCTTTTACGGCGGGGCGCGAAACGCTTCACTTTGGCGTACCCAAAATCCTGCAGAGATTACTacaacaaaggcaaacatCGAACAGCGAACTGGTTACAGAAGTTCCGCTCGAAAACACACGA TCAAGCGAAATACAGTCGCTGGTCAATGGACGGAGAGGTTGTGGAATGCCGAACGTCCTGGTATCAGGCCCTGGCGATGATGCCGCCTCAGCCGGACACTACGGGGGAGATTACGCAAGCGATGATGTGCATGCACGGCTTGTACCATAG